One segment of Pseudophryne corroboree isolate aPseCor3 chromosome 10, aPseCor3.hap2, whole genome shotgun sequence DNA contains the following:
- the LOC134965851 gene encoding uncharacterized protein LOC134965851 gives MSQSEVSVVEEVSEREEVSEVEEVSEREEVSEVEEVSEREEVSEEEGEVAAAYSSDSDSDGVVAPQPRTTTKTGRNVKFSYSENMALVRELMRHHRQLFGSDAAKVSTRRKTVLWGKVVAAVNSEGVVRRTEDTCRKRFYDIKRRVKAKMAKEAKSARQTWGGHPFRASYKDWEEPMRSLIPTEVVSTLHVRDSDRPRSDVRQRSSTSRPQPTLPRADDGGNAGSSSVPRPLRRPSQGSVTVATRPSKRPRVQASAPATAPASPPRRRISAVAAVPPLALLASPQSDEPQSPQLSDPAIMSDDGQQDRAQETFTLHLQPIDPTQANMAQDIPQQPQASQTQQMSSTPGTMQTDQEFWSGWASHQAHHSACLTTQIQHLSSLPHHLPKVSRNSARLIVQVGRIANTMEQMRADNSQMQANHQRIMDEQQRQHQTLIQIIQHNQVINDNLSRIIANNTAAYTQLTASLNILSQNLSVMGQHHVTSSSGTTTPSQTPVQSPVRRSSRSRTHEPPQASAPSTQKK, from the exons atgtcacagtcagaggtgagtgtggtggaggaggtgagtgagagggaggaggtgagtgaggtggaggaggtgagtgagagggaggaggtgagtgaggtggaggaggtgagtgagagggaggaggttagtgaggaggagggggaggttgcggcTGCGTATTCAAgtgatagtgatagtgatggtgttgtggctccgcagccacgcaccactacaaagacgggccgcaatgttaagtttAGCTACTCAGAaaacatggctctggtgcgggagctgatgaggcatcatcgccagttgtttgggtctgatgcagctaaggtgtcgacccgcaggaagactgtcctgtgggggaaggttgttgctgctgtgaacagtgagggtgtggtgaggcgaaccgaggacacctgtaggaaacgcttctatgacatcaagcgccgtgtgaaggccaagatggctaaggaggcaaaatctgccCGTCAAAcctggggtggacaccccttccgagcgtcttataaagattgggaggagccaaTGCGTTCATTGATTCCAACAGAGGTGGTTTCTACCCTTCATGTCCGTGATTCGGACCGCCCAAGGTCGGATG tacgccagagaagcagcacatccaggccacagccaaccctgcctagagctgatgatggtgggaatgctg GCTCTTCGTCTGTTCCGcggccactaaggcgcccatcacagggcagcgttactgtggctacaaggccaTCCAAGAGGCCCCGTGTTCAGGCTTCTGCTCCTGCTACTGCACCAGCATCACCCCCCCgaaggcgcatctctgcagtggctgcagtgccaccactggcacttttggcaagcccccaaagtgatgagccgcaatccccacagttgtctg acccagccatcatgagcGACGATGGCCAGCAGGACCGTGCCCAGGAGACatttacactccacctgcagcccatcgacccaacacaggcaaacatggcTCAGGACATTCCACAACAACCTCAAGCTTCACAAACTCAACAAATGAGCTCAACACCAGGGACAATGCAAACGGACCAAGAGTTTTGGTCAGGTTGGGCATCACACCAGGCACACCACtccgcgtgcctcaccacccaaatacaacacctgtctagtctgccccatcatttgccaaaagTTAGTCGCAACTCAGCCAGACTCATAGTGCAGGTGGGGCGTATAGCAAacactatggagcagatgagggcagacaactcacAAATGCAGGCGAACCAtcagcgcatcatggatgagcaacagcggcaacaCCAAACACTGATCCAGATTATACAGCACAATCAAGTTATAAATGACAATCTGTCTAGAATCATTGCCAACAATACTGCCGCATATACACAGCTTACGGCAAGTTTAAATATTTTGAGCCAAAATTTAAGTGTGATGGGCCAACACCATGTGACCTCAAGCTCAGGCACAACAACCCCTAGCCAAACCCCAGTACAATCACCAGTTCGACGTtcaagtcgaagccgcacccacgagccaccacaagcctctgcacccagcacccaaaaaaaataa